In Pigmentiphaga litoralis, the genomic window CGATCACCACCAACAACGTCACGCTGGACGATGCCTATGTGCGACGCCAGGATGGCATGCGCGCCGGGGATTATGTCGCGCTGTCCGTCACCGACACGGGCGTGGGCATGCCGCCCGAGGTGATCGCCAAGGCCTTCGACCCCTTCTTTACGACCAAGCCGATCGGGCAGGGCACCGGGCTGGGGCTGTCGATGATCTACGGGTTCGCCAAACAATCGAATGGCCATGTGCGCATTCGCAGCGAGGTCGGCGTCGGCACCAGTGTGCGGCTGTACCTGCCGCGGTGTGTCGATCCGGTCCAGCTGAGCAACGCCGCCAACGAGCTGCCCCTGGAATTGCCGCATATTGCGCTGGACGGCTCGGCGCCCCTGGTGGGCGGCAAGACCGTGCTGGTGGTGGAAGATGACGCCGCGGTCCGGATGGTGGTGCTGGACGTGCTGGAAGGCCTGGGCTATCGCACCGTGGAAGCGTGCGATGGGCTGGAAGGGCTGGCGGTGGTGCAGTCCGACCAGCGGATCGACCTGATGGTGACTGACGTGGGCATGCCCAAGCTCAACGGCCACGATCTGGCTGAAGAGGCGCGCGACCTGCGGCCCGACTTGAAGATCCTGTTCATGACGGGGTACGCCAAGAACGCCACCCTGCGGTCGGGCTTCCTGCGGCCGGGCATGGAGATGATCGCCAAACCGTTCGTGCTGGACGCCCTGGCCGCGCATGTGCGCAGCATGCTGTCCGACGAGACGGATGCCTGACGCCTGAAGCGTTAATCCCTGACGCCTGATGCCTGTCCCCTGAAGCCTGGCACCCGGGCGCCCGGACGCCTGACCCCCGACCCTGGCCCCACCACAGGCATCACACCCCCAGCGCCGTCGTCTCCTTGATCTTCTTCAGCGTGAAGCTGGACCGGATGTCGATCACCGCCGGGTGCTTCATCAGCGTATCCATCGCAAACCGCGAAAAGTGCGCCAGGTCTTCCACCTGAATCCGCATCAGGTAGTCCATGTCCCCCGTCATCGCATAGCAGGCGACCACTTCCGGCCAGCGCTGCACGTCGCGCGCGAATTCGTCGATCGGCAGGTGGCTGCCCCCCACATGCTTCTGCAGGCGAACGCTCACATACGCCAGCAGCCCCAGCCCGACCTTGTCGGCATCCACCAACGCCACGTACTGGCGGATCACGCCTCCGTCTTCCAGCCGCCGCACGCGCCGCAAACAGGGGCTGGGCGACAGCGACACGCGTTCGGCCAGTTCCTGGTTGGTCAGCCGGCCATCCTGCTGCAAGGCCTCAAGAATGCGGCGGTCGGTACGGTCCAGATCGTGCACGGGCAGCTCCTGCCAATAAGTCGTTGATTGCCGCAATAGTATTGCCAGACTGGCCGGTTATGAAGCACCGAAGGCAATCTTCTGCCCTGCGGACTTCCCTAGAATCGAAGCCTGCGATCACCACACACTATCCTGGAGCGAGACATGACTACCCCGTTCGAATTGTGGGACAACCCCATGGGCACCGCCGGCTTCGAGTTTGTCGAATATGCCGCCCCCGATCCCGAGGCCCTGGGCAAGGTGTTCGAGAACCTGGGCTTCAAGGCGATCGCCAGACACCGTCACAAGAACGTGGTGTTGTATCGCCAGGGCGACATCAATTTCATCGTCAATGGCGAGGCCGACTCCTTCGCGCAGCGCTTCGCGCGCCAGCACGGCCCGTCCATCTGTGCCATTGCCTTCCGGGTCGAAGACGCCGCCTTTGCGTACCAGCGCGCACTGGAGCTGGGCGCCTGGGGCTTTGACGCCAAGAGCGGCCCCATGGAACTGAACATCCCGGGCATCAAGGGCATTGGCGATTCCGTCATCTATTTCGTGGACCGCTGGCGTGGCAAGGGCGGCCGGGACGGTGGAATTGGCGACATCGACATCTATGACGTGGATTTCGAGCCGATCGATACCGCCCACGCGCAGGAAGACCTGCACCCCCGCGGCGCCGGCCTGGTCACGATCGACCACCTGACGCACAACGTGCACCGCGGCCGCATGAATGAATGGGCCGACTTCTATGAACGGTATTTCAACTTCCGCGAAATCCGCTACTTCGATATCGAAGGGCAGGTGACCGGCGTCAAGTCCAAGGCGATGACCTCGCCCTGCGGCCTGATCCGCATCCCGATCAACGAAGAAGGCAACAATGAAAAGGGCCAGATCCAGGAATACCTGGACCTGTACCACGGCGAAGGGATCCAGCACATCGCCCTGGGCAGCAGCGACATCTACCGGACGGTAGAATCGCTGCGGCAGTCGGGCGTGGTGTTCCTGGATACGCCGGACACCTACTACGAGCTGCTCGACAAGCGCCTGCCCGACCACGGCGAAGACGTGCCGACGCTATTCAAGAACAAGATCCTGGTGGACGGCGCGCCGGGCGGCGGCTTGCTGCTGCAGATCTTTACCCAGACCGTGATCGGACCGATCTTCTTCGAGATCATCCAGCGCAAGGGCGACGAAGGCTTTGGCGAAGGCAATTTCAAGGCGTTGTTCGAATCGATCGAACTGGACCAGATGCGCCGCGGAGTGCTGACCAGCACCGCCAAGGCCTGAAGCACACCCGTTGCCAGAGCCCCGGGGTGTCGCAAACACGCCACCCTGGCGCTCTCCTGGGGTTTCCCCCTCCCCCTATTTGACTGTTCCGCGACCCCGGGCTATCATTAAAGGCTCTCTGGAGTCGGCTCGCCCGGGCCGCGCGTTCTTTAGTTGCAGATTGACCCAGTGCCGACGCAGGTTGTCGGGGGTCGGGAAGGGTGAAAACCCAACTGATTTGCCTGTCGTGCCTTGACACCACGCCTTGCAGGTTGCCCGATGCCACCGGCCTACATGCCTTGCCGAGCTGCGGTACCCCATCTGCTTTTCAAGAGCCGCGTCGCGGCACAACCCTCCCCAGCAGTAGAAACTTTTGCGCCGCACCGACGTGCAAGCATGTATTTGCATGCACTCGTTTTCATGTGCGGCCTCGTGCATGCCGGTTCGCCAGCATCCGCTCACAGACTAACCCCAGAGACCTAACCAGGTTACGGAAGAGGGCCATGCCTACTATCAGCCAACTCGTGCGCAAGCCGCGCGAATCCAGCCACGCCAAGAGCAAGAGTCCCGCTCTGGAAAGCAGCCCGCAGCGTCGCGGCGTCTGCACGCGTGTTTACACCACCACGCCTAAGAAGCCTAACTCCGCACTGCGGAAGGTTGCCAAGGTTCGCCTGACCAACGGTTTCGAGATCATCTCGTACATCGGCGGTGAAGGCCACAACCTGCAGGAGCACTCGGTTGTGCTCGTGCGCGGCGGCCGGGTCAAGGACTTGCCAGGTGTGCGTTATCACATCGTGCGCGGTTCGCTCGACTTGCAAGGCGTGAAAGACCGCAAGCAGTCGCGCTCCAAGTACGGCGCGAAGCGTCCCAAGAAGGTCTAAGGCGCGTTTTAGCCCGCGGCATCGGTGTGCAGCAGTGCACAGCATGCATCGCCCGGGTCGTTTTACCGGTTTTGTCCCGCCAGCGTCACCTGCCCGAAGTTGCAGGAAGCTGTGCGAGTAAGGGGTTGTCCAGGCATGAGCCACAAGGACAACCATGGCCGCGAGCGCATTGCTCAGCGGTTCAACTGAACTGACATATGGAAGTGTTCAAATGCCACGTCGTCGTGAAGTACCCAAGCGCGAAATTCTGCCTGATCCAAAGTTCGCAAGCGTAGAACTCGCCAAATTCATGAACATCATCATGCTCTCCGGCAAGAAAGCCGTTGCAGAGCGGATCGTTTATGGCGCGTTCGAGCAAATCAAGACCAAGGCCGGCAAAGACCCTCTCGAGGTGTTCGGTCAGGCCATCGGCAACGTCAAGCCGATCGTCGAGGTCAAGAGCCGCCGCGTTGGCGGTGCGAACTATCAGGTGCCGGTTGAAGTGCGCCCCGTGCGCCGCCTGGCACTGGCCATGCGCTGGGTGCGTGAAGCCGCCAAGAAGCGTGGCGAAAAGTCCATGGACCTTCGCCTCGCCGGCGAACTGCTCGACGCGGCCGAAGGCCGTGGCGGCGCAGTCAAGAAGCGCGATGACACGCACAAGATGGCCGAAGCCAACAAGGCATTCAGCCACTTCCGCTGGTAATCGCCCGCAAGTAAGCAACACAGTGCCTGCCGGCGCCTGCCGGCAGGCCGACTACTCAAGTCACAAGGAATCCGATCATGGCCCGCAAGACCCCGATCGAGCGCTACCGCAATATCGGCATCTCTGCGCACATCGACGCAGGGAAGACCACCACGACCGAACGTGTTCTGTTCTACACGGGCGTCAACCACAAGATCGGCGAAGTGCACGATGGTGCAGCGACGATGGACTGGATGGAGCAGGAGCAGGAACGCGGTATCACCATTACCTCGGCTGCCACGACCTGCTTCTGGAAAGGCATGGCCGGGAATTTCCCCGAGCACCACATCAACATCATCGACACCCCGGGACACGTCGACTTCACGATTGAAGTCGAACGCTCGATGCGCGTGCTCGATGGCGCCTGCATGGTCTACTGCGCTGTGGGTGGCGTTCAGCCCCAGTCGGAAACCGTGTGGCGTCAGGCCAACAAGTACGGCGTGCCGCGCCTGGCCTTCGTGAACAAGATGGACCGTACCGGCGCCAACTTCTTCAAGGTCTACGACCAGATGCGTCTTCGCCTGAAGGCCAATCCGGTTCCGCTGCACGTGCCGATCGGCGCCGAAGACACCTTCAAGGGCGTCGTCGACCTGGTCAAGATGAAGGCCATCCTGTGGGATGACGCCAGCCAGGGCATCAAGTTCGAATACGGTGACATCCCGGCCGAACTGGTTGACACCTGCAACGAATGGCACGAAAAGCTGGTCGAGAGCGCCGCTGAGTCGTCAGAAGAACTGATGAACAAGTACCTCGAAACCGGTGAACTGACCGAAGAAGAAATCAAGCTGGGCATCCGCACGCGTACCATCGCCTGCGAAATCCAGCCGATGCTCTGCGGTTCGGCGTTCAAGAACAAGGGCGTGCAAGCCATGCTCGACGCCGTCGTCGAATTCCTGCCATCGCCAGTGGACATCCCACCGGTCGAAGGCACCGACGACAACGATCAGCCGATCACCCGCAATGCCGACGACAAGGAAAAGTTCTCGGCGCTGGCGTTCAAGTTGATGTCGGACCCGTTCGTTGGTCAGCTGACCTTCATTCGTGTGTACTCCGGCTCGATCAACTCGGGTGACACGGTGTTCAACCCGATCAAGGGCAAGAAGGAACGTCTGGGTCGTCTGCTGCAAATGCACGCGAACCAGCGCGAGGAAATCAAGCAGGTCCTGGCTGGCGACATCGCCGCTGCCGTGGGCCTGAAGGATGTCACGACCGGTGAAACGCTGTGCGATCCGGAAGCCGTGATCACCCTCGAAAAGATGATCTTCCCCGAGCCCGTGATTGCACAGGCCGTGGAACCCAAGACGAAGGCTGACCAGGAAAAGATGGGCCTGGCGCTGAACCGTCTGGCACAGGAAGATCCGTCGTTCCGCGTGCATACCGATGAAGAATCGGGTCAGACCATCATTTCCGGGATGGGCGAGCTCCACCTGGAAATCATCGTCGATCGCATGAAGCGCGAATTCAACGTGGAAGCGAACGTGGGCAAGCCCCAGGTCGCGTACCGCGAAACGATCCGCAAGACCTGCGAAGAGTCCGAAGGCAAGTTCGTCAAGCAGTCGGGCGGTCGCGGTCAATACGGTCACGTGGTGCTCAAGGTCGAGCCCCAGGAACCGGGCAAGGGCTTCGAATTCGTCGACGCCATCAAGGGCGGTGTGGTTCCTCGCGAATTCATCCCGGCCGTGGAAAAGGGTTGCATCGAAACGCTGAAGGCTGGCGTGATGGCCGGCTACCCGGTGGTCGAT contains:
- the rpsL gene encoding 30S ribosomal protein S12, with the protein product MPTISQLVRKPRESSHAKSKSPALESSPQRRGVCTRVYTTTPKKPNSALRKVAKVRLTNGFEIISYIGGEGHNLQEHSVVLVRGGRVKDLPGVRYHIVRGSLDLQGVKDRKQSRSKYGAKRPKKV
- the hppD gene encoding 4-hydroxyphenylpyruvate dioxygenase, with the translated sequence MTTPFELWDNPMGTAGFEFVEYAAPDPEALGKVFENLGFKAIARHRHKNVVLYRQGDINFIVNGEADSFAQRFARQHGPSICAIAFRVEDAAFAYQRALELGAWGFDAKSGPMELNIPGIKGIGDSVIYFVDRWRGKGGRDGGIGDIDIYDVDFEPIDTAHAQEDLHPRGAGLVTIDHLTHNVHRGRMNEWADFYERYFNFREIRYFDIEGQVTGVKSKAMTSPCGLIRIPINEEGNNEKGQIQEYLDLYHGEGIQHIALGSSDIYRTVESLRQSGVVFLDTPDTYYELLDKRLPDHGEDVPTLFKNKILVDGAPGGGLLLQIFTQTVIGPIFFEIIQRKGDEGFGEGNFKALFESIELDQMRRGVLTSTAKA
- the fusA gene encoding elongation factor G, giving the protein MARKTPIERYRNIGISAHIDAGKTTTTERVLFYTGVNHKIGEVHDGAATMDWMEQEQERGITITSAATTCFWKGMAGNFPEHHINIIDTPGHVDFTIEVERSMRVLDGACMVYCAVGGVQPQSETVWRQANKYGVPRLAFVNKMDRTGANFFKVYDQMRLRLKANPVPLHVPIGAEDTFKGVVDLVKMKAILWDDASQGIKFEYGDIPAELVDTCNEWHEKLVESAAESSEELMNKYLETGELTEEEIKLGIRTRTIACEIQPMLCGSAFKNKGVQAMLDAVVEFLPSPVDIPPVEGTDDNDQPITRNADDKEKFSALAFKLMSDPFVGQLTFIRVYSGSINSGDTVFNPIKGKKERLGRLLQMHANQREEIKQVLAGDIAAAVGLKDVTTGETLCDPEAVITLEKMIFPEPVIAQAVEPKTKADQEKMGLALNRLAQEDPSFRVHTDEESGQTIISGMGELHLEIIVDRMKREFNVEANVGKPQVAYRETIRKTCEESEGKFVKQSGGRGQYGHVVLKVEPQEPGKGFEFVDAIKGGVVPREFIPAVEKGCIETLKAGVMAGYPVVDVKVTLFFGSYHDVDSNENAFRMAASMAFKDGMRKASPVLLEPMMAVEVETPEDYAGNVMGDLSSRRGMVQGMDDMVGGGKAIKAEVPLAEMFGYSTTLRSATQGRATYTMEFKHYAEAPKNVAEAIMSARAK
- the rpsG gene encoding 30S ribosomal protein S7, with amino-acid sequence MPRRREVPKREILPDPKFASVELAKFMNIIMLSGKKAVAERIVYGAFEQIKTKAGKDPLEVFGQAIGNVKPIVEVKSRRVGGANYQVPVEVRPVRRLALAMRWVREAAKKRGEKSMDLRLAGELLDAAEGRGGAVKKRDDTHKMAEANKAFSHFRW
- a CDS encoding Lrp/AsnC family transcriptional regulator, with the translated sequence MHDLDRTDRRILEALQQDGRLTNQELAERVSLSPSPCLRRVRRLEDGGVIRQYVALVDADKVGLGLLAYVSVRLQKHVGGSHLPIDEFARDVQRWPEVVACYAMTGDMDYLMRIQVEDLAHFSRFAMDTLMKHPAVIDIRSSFTLKKIKETTALGV